Below is a window of Saccharomonospora viridis DSM 43017 DNA.
AACGTATTCGACCGCGCGCAACGCGCTCGCCAGGTCGGCCACTTCCAACGTCTTGATGTCCGCGGGCAGCGGTCCCGAATCCGGTGGCACGAGCGCATGGGTGAAGCCCAACCTCGCCGCCTCGGTCAGTCTCCTGCCCACTCCGGTGACCCTGCGCACCTCACCGGCCAATCCGACCTCGCCGATGGCGACGAGTCTCGGCGACAGTGCCCGATCCCGCATCCCCGACCACACCGCCAAGGCCACGGCGAGGTCCACGGCGGGTTCGGTCACCTTCATGCCTCCGACAGTGGCCGTGTAGACGTCCTTGCCACCCAGCGGGCTTCCGGTGCGTTTCTCCAGGACGGCCAACACCATGCTGACGCGTGCGGAGTCCAGTCCGCTCACCGCTCGCCTCGGCTGGGCGAGGCTGGAGTCGGTCACCAGCGCCTGGACTTCGCCGAGCAACGGTCGTTTGCCTTCGACGGTGACCGTGACGGCCGTACCTGGCACTGCTTCGGCATGCCGGTTGAGGAACAGCCCGGAGGGATCGGGCACACCGACGATGCCGTCGTCACGCAGTTCGAAGCAACCGATCTCGTCGGCGGCACCGAACCGGTTCTTCACGCCACGGACCATCCGCAGTGTGGAGTGCTTGTCGCCCTCGAAGTGCAGTACGACGTCCACGAGGTGCTCCAACACCCTGGGCCCTGCGACAGACCCTTCCTTGGTGACGTGCCCGACGAGCACTGTCGGAAGTCCGCGTTCCTTCGCCAGCGCGACGAGCCCCGCGGTCACCGCCTTCACCTGTGTGACGCCCCCGGGCGCGCCCTCGGCCTGGGGAGAGGACATGGTCTGGACCGAGTCGACGATCAACAATCCGGGTTTGACGTCGTCGACGTGGCCGAGTACCGCCGCCAGGTCGCTTTCGGCGGCGAGGAACATCCGGTCGTGGACGTTGCCGGTGCGTTCGGCGCGTAACCGGACTTGTCCCGCCGACTCCTCACCGGTCACGTAGAGCGCACTGGCACCGCTGTTCGCCGCCCATTGGTAGGCGACCTCCAACAGCAACGTCGACTTGCCGACCCCGGGTTCTCCCGCGAGCAGGACGACGACACCCGGAACGAGCCCGCCACCGAGCACTCGGTCGAGCTCCGAGACACCGGTGGCGCGGGCTCGGGAGGCCTCGAGGTCGACCTCGGCGATGGGCCGGGCCGGTGAGCTAGGGGCACCGGCCGCGACTCTGGCGATCGGCGCGCGAGCGTCGCCGCGTTCCTCGATCGTTCCCCACGCCTGGCATTCCGGACAACGACCGAGCCACTTGGCTACCTCGTAGCCGCATTCGGCACAGCGGTAACTTGAGCCCTTCTTGACCACGTCCCGACGCTAACGTCGCCCACCGACAATCGGCCCGACGGGCTCGGTGGCGTCGTGACGGATGGGAGACCCGAAGGGACTCACTCCTCGCCGCCGGCTCCCTCAGCGGGGTCCGCCGGGTTGGTCCTCGGCTCCTCGGGCACCGCCACGGGCATCTCGAAGGTGACCGGGC
It encodes the following:
- the radA gene encoding DNA repair protein RadA produces the protein MVKKGSSYRCAECGYEVAKWLGRCPECQAWGTIEERGDARAPIARVAAGAPSSPARPIAEVDLEASRARATGVSELDRVLGGGLVPGVVVLLAGEPGVGKSTLLLEVAYQWAANSGASALYVTGEESAGQVRLRAERTGNVHDRMFLAAESDLAAVLGHVDDVKPGLLIVDSVQTMSSPQAEGAPGGVTQVKAVTAGLVALAKERGLPTVLVGHVTKEGSVAGPRVLEHLVDVVLHFEGDKHSTLRMVRGVKNRFGAADEIGCFELRDDGIVGVPDPSGLFLNRHAEAVPGTAVTVTVEGKRPLLGEVQALVTDSSLAQPRRAVSGLDSARVSMVLAVLEKRTGSPLGGKDVYTATVGGMKVTEPAVDLAVALAVWSGMRDRALSPRLVAIGEVGLAGEVRRVTGVGRRLTEAARLGFTHALVPPDSGPLPADIKTLEVADLASALRAVEYVPF